CACGTGCATCATAGGGAGCACCATCCACAAACACCCGTGCCGAGTCGCTGGCCACACTGATGTTCAGTCGCTGGCGCTGGGCGTTCACCGCCATCTCACGATTGTTGTACAACTGTTTCTTGGGCAGTCGCATCACCCAGGTATCGGCAGTCTGCTCGGCATAATAAACATTGGGCGTCACCGTGGCACTGATGGCATTAATGGCAGTTGATTGGTCAACCACAGTGACCACAAAACTCAGTGTGTCGGTATGTTGCGATGCGCCCATAAAGGTGTCGTAGGTCGTAGCCACACACACCACCTTGAACGTGCCTGGCGTGGCATAGCTATAGGTGAACAGCTGTTTGTTGACCACAAAGCCGGTGTTGCTGGAATCGCGCAACTCGTACTGATGGTCTTTGTCGCCGGTATAGACCACCACTTGGTCGGCCACACCGCCAAAACGTAGCGTCATCGACTCGTTGACTGTCAACTGCCTGTTGTCCACGCTCACTTCCACCTTCGGCTGCCGTGCTTCTTGATTGTCGTCGGCACATCCTGCAAGCAGCCATGCAATAGATAAAGAATACAACAGGAATAGACTGTTTTTTATCATTGGTTTCATTGTATATAACGTTTCAATTAAAAGGATATTGTAAATAATTATAGCTATAATTACGGCAATTATAGCTATAATTTGTCAGATTATAGCTATAATTTTATTTCGCTAATAGCCAGGATTCTGCTCAACAACGCCATTTGACAGGTCAATTTCATTCTGTGGGATGGGCAATACTTCGTTAACTCCAACACGGAAATACAATCCACGGCTGTTTGGACGCGAACGGCCAAAGGTGTGAAGCACGGTGGCTGCCTGTCCCTGACGCACGAGATCGAAGTAGCGGTCCCACTCGAAAGCCATCTCCATGCGGCGCTCCTGCCAGATCTGGTCGCGCACATAGCCATAGCTACCTGGCTGATAGAGTTTGGTGCTGCCATTGATGGTGTTCACCTGTGCCTTGCACTTGTTCAGTTGGGCGAGTGCAGCCTCACGCTGTCCCGTCTCGTTCAGTGCCTCGGCATAGGTAAGGACAACTTCCGCATAACGGATGATGCGGCGGTTGCGACCATTATCGCCGGCATACTGCGGCTGGTCTTTTCGGGGGGTGTACCATTTCAGCGATACGTGACGGCCTTCACCGCCCTGCCATATCTCACCGTCGGGAGTGTTTCCCTGATGGTGAATGGTGAACTCCTTGCGGATATCATCGCCAAAGAGGGAGGTAAGAATCTCGCTGGTGGCATACATCACCGTGTTGCCTACGGCGAAATGTTCCATTCCGGCGCCTTCGTTGGTATCGCCATTGGTACCGTCGGCACTCTCCTTGAACACTACCTCAAACACAGAACCACGGCAGAACTCGCCATCGGCATACCACTGATACACATAGCTCCACTTGCTGCCCCCATCGAGCGGCTGACCGTAGTAGTCGCGATACTCCAGCGAATAGACATTCTTGAGCGATTCCATGGGCATGTCGGCAGTCTCATAGGGATCGGTATCGGCATTCAGCTCGCGCGGTTTGAACCACAGGCGCTGGCGCAGTGACTCCCATTCTTCTTTTCCGTCATAGTTCAGCACCTGTCCCAGGGTGAGCACGGCATCGTCAACGAAATAGCTGCCCAATCGGGCCACCTCATTCCACTTCTCGGAAGGCACTCCTGGCTGGGCCTGATACATGAGCACTTTCATCAACAGGGCGATAGCAGCGCCACGAGTGACCTTGCCTGTTTCCTGTGAGCCCCATACCACTGGCAGCATGATGGCCGCTTCACGAAGGTCTTTCTCAATATAAGCATAGCAGGCCTCACGGCTGCTGCGTGGAATCACCAAGCTATCCACCGTTTCCACCTCAGGACGAATGGGCACGCCGCCATAGGTTTTCACCAGATTAAAATAGAAGAATGCCCGCAGGAACTTGGCCTGTCCGTAGATACGGCGAACCTGCTGATAGGCGGTATAGGCATCGGTAGAGAGTTTCACTCGGTCAATATTGGCAATCACCTGATTGGCTCTGTGAATGCCTTTATAGTTGACCTCCCAGCGCTGGCGAATCCAGGTGTTCGAGGTGTTGAAACGGAACATCACGAGCTGTCCCATCTGTGAGGCCAGCCCTTCGTCGGTGCCCAGCACATTGTCGGCCATGGCCTCGCCGAAACGCCATTCCTGATTGTTATAGCTGTCGCTCTGCAGCACGTCATAGACGGCATCCAAGGCCGACTGTATCTTATAGGGTGTGTCGTAATAGGTCTGATCGGTGGCATTGCCTGTTATTTCCTTGTCAAGGAAATCGGAACAGGAGGCCATGGAAAGGAATACGCAGCAGAATAGACAACGCAGGGCCTTGCCCACAATGCTGAGACTATCGATATGATTGTTGGTATTTGTTTTCATTGTTCTGTCTCCTCCTTCTTAGATTCCTAATTTTACGCCAAAAGTAAACGAACGGGCCTGCGGATAGTTACCGAAATCGACACCCATGCTCAGGTTGTTGCCCTCGGTGCCTACTACACGACCTACTTCGGGGTCGAAGCCATTATAGCTGGTGAATGTGAACAGGTTGTAACCCGTTACCGACAGGGCCAGACTATTGATACCCAACTTGTCGAGCAAGCTCTGAGGCACGTTATAGGTGAGGCGCATTTCTTTCAGGCGCATATAACTGCCATCGTGCACAAAGAAGTCGCTGGCACGGAAGTTTTGGTTGTTGTCTGAACCACGCAGGTCGGGCACGGTGGCCGAAGTGTTCAGCGGGAAGTATTCGCGGCCCTCAATCAGCTGGCCCGACCAGTGCTGTGAGCGCAAGTCGCTATATACATTGCCATTGGCGGCATTGTACAGCACATTATCCATCACATTGAAAATCTTGTTACCGGTCTGGCCCTGAAAGAAAATACTCAGATCTACATTCTTATAGCCAGCCGACAATGGAATACCGAACACAAACTTGGGCAGCGGAGAACCCAGATAGGTACGGTCCTCGGCCGTTATCTTGCCATCGCCATTGAGGTCCTTGAAACGGAAATCGCCCGGTTTGGTGGTCTGCTCCCAGTAGTTCTTACCGAAATCATACTGTGCACTGGCACGTACCTCCTCGTAGGTTTGGAAGATTCCGTCGGTCACATAGCCGAAGAAGGCACCAATGGGCTGACCGACCGCCGTCTTTGTCACGGGGTCGTCAATCACCAGTCCGGCCGTAGTGCCCCAGATGGGCTCATTGCCCGTTCCTAAAGAGGTCACTTCGTTCTTGATCCACGACAGGTTGAAACCTACTTCATAGCGGAAGTTGTTTCCTATATTGTCGCGCCACTTCACGTCGTATTCAAAGCCCCAGTTTTTCACCGCACCGGCATTCGTCATGGGGGCCTGGTCCAGTCCGGCAGAGATGACCGTGGGCACACGCAACAGCATGTCGGTGGTCTTGCGGTTGAAATACTCGGCACTGATCATGAGCCGATTCTTCAGGAACGAGAAGTCGAAACCGATGTTGAACGACTCGTTCTTCTCCCACTTGATATCGTCGTTGCCCAATACCGTGGCCGTTGAGCCCTCCCAAAGAATATGGTTGCCCAGTCCGTAGGGATAGTTGTAGCCAGAGCTGAGGTAAGTGTAGCGTGCCAGTTCGTCGATACGGTTATTACCCAGCAAGCCCCATCCCACACGCAGTTTGGCCAGAGAAAGCCAAGACTGGTCACGCAACCAAGGAAGATTAGAGAACTTCCAGCCGAGCGACACCGAGGGAAACACGCCCCAACGATTGCTTTTCGAGAACTTTGAGGAACCATCGGCACGGATATTAGCCTGCAGCAGATAGGTGTCGGCGAATGAATAGTTGATGCGGCCAATCCATCCGATGCTGGTCCACTCACGGTCCAAGCCGTAGGTCTTGTCGCCCGTATAGGCCGACGACAGATAGTGGAACACATCCTCGTTGCTGGGCGTTCCGCGACGTCTTGACTCCTGGTAACTGGTGGTTTGCCCCTCAAGCACTTGTCCGGCCAGAAGGGTCAGACTGTGTTTCTTTGTTTCAAACAAGTAGGTAAGAAGGTTATCTACCTCCCACTTGCCTGTGTTCATCTGATATTTATATACTTCTGAGAGTGAGGTGGGCATGGTAAA
The sequence above is a segment of the Prevotella sp. E9-3 genome. Coding sequences within it:
- a CDS encoding DUF5017 domain-containing protein is translated as MIKNSLFLLYSLSIAWLLAGCADDNQEARQPKVEVSVDNRQLTVNESMTLRFGGVADQVVVYTGDKDHQYELRDSSNTGFVVNKQLFTYSYATPGTFKVVCVATTYDTFMGASQHTDTLSFVVTVVDQSTAINAISATVTPNVYYAEQTADTWVMRLPKKQLYNNREMAVNAQRQRLNISVASDSARVFVDGAPYDARAYYDLSVRHQLRVVAHSGAVANYEYYGMVYPEFLSLSVDGTEAQLQRSAYYQDLLSYTVSGRTMTFTLEDDVKLLADGKEVASSSDIDPQATYTLVRTHADNPQVKAVTRVAFVTQ
- a CDS encoding RagB/SusD family nutrient uptake outer membrane protein produces the protein MKTNTNNHIDSLSIVGKALRCLFCCVFLSMASCSDFLDKEITGNATDQTYYDTPYKIQSALDAVYDVLQSDSYNNQEWRFGEAMADNVLGTDEGLASQMGQLVMFRFNTSNTWIRQRWEVNYKGIHRANQVIANIDRVKLSTDAYTAYQQVRRIYGQAKFLRAFFYFNLVKTYGGVPIRPEVETVDSLVIPRSSREACYAYIEKDLREAAIMLPVVWGSQETGKVTRGAAIALLMKVLMYQAQPGVPSEKWNEVARLGSYFVDDAVLTLGQVLNYDGKEEWESLRQRLWFKPRELNADTDPYETADMPMESLKNVYSLEYRDYYGQPLDGGSKWSYVYQWYADGEFCRGSVFEVVFKESADGTNGDTNEGAGMEHFAVGNTVMYATSEILTSLFGDDIRKEFTIHHQGNTPDGEIWQGGEGRHVSLKWYTPRKDQPQYAGDNGRNRRIIRYAEVVLTYAEALNETGQREAALAQLNKCKAQVNTINGSTKLYQPGSYGYVRDQIWQERRMEMAFEWDRYFDLVRQGQAATVLHTFGRSRPNSRGLYFRVGVNEVLPIPQNEIDLSNGVVEQNPGY
- a CDS encoding TonB-dependent receptor is translated as MRNRKTIQRVFTLLLALLTTTVAWAQKVQVTGVVTDKQSGETLIGVTVKEVGQKNGAVTDFDGKYTISVGPNATLEFTYMGYKKQSERVGSRRQIDVAMSSDTQVLDELVVIGYGVQKKSDITGSISSVSGKDINDMPVSSALQALQGRAAGVNIIQNTGAPGGKTTIKIRGTGTINDADPLYVVDGFVVDNIDYLNPTDIANVEIFKDAASSAIYGSRAANGVVAITTKNGREGKTRITYDGYVGFSNPWKKIDVMGPEDYALMNDYLTNNNRYSYNGQLYMSPDAAGNLAYDPAKAFEIDTIRNNSAGNYWDAITRTGIKQQHALSVSGGSEKTQYLASASYYNEEGIVRTSDYQRFNGRLNVKTQMARWLTMTTNLAFTSDGRNGVPEGSSSILKQALSESPMTYLYDSKGYWYSNNPLAVLDRNNDASHSQRMDMNISLDAKLLKGLTYQFKASYYNTRQTNDNFSEVWGLNEDFTMPTSLSEVYKYQMNTGKWEVDNLLTYLFETKKHSLTLLAGQVLEGQTTSYQESRRRGTPSNEDVFHYLSSAYTGDKTYGLDREWTSIGWIGRINYSFADTYLLQANIRADGSSKFSKSNRWGVFPSVSLGWKFSNLPWLRDQSWLSLAKLRVGWGLLGNNRIDELARYTYLSSGYNYPYGLGNHILWEGSTATVLGNDDIKWEKNESFNIGFDFSFLKNRLMISAEYFNRKTTDMLLRVPTVISAGLDQAPMTNAGAVKNWGFEYDVKWRDNIGNNFRYEVGFNLSWIKNEVTSLGTGNEPIWGTTAGLVIDDPVTKTAVGQPIGAFFGYVTDGIFQTYEEVRASAQYDFGKNYWEQTTKPGDFRFKDLNGDGKITAEDRTYLGSPLPKFVFGIPLSAGYKNVDLSIFFQGQTGNKIFNVMDNVLYNAANGNVYSDLRSQHWSGQLIEGREYFPLNTSATVPDLRGSDNNQNFRASDFFVHDGSYMRLKEMRLTYNVPQSLLDKLGINSLALSVTGYNLFTFTSYNGFDPEVGRVVGTEGNNLSMGVDFGNYPQARSFTFGVKLGI